In one window of Nocardiopsis aegyptia DNA:
- a CDS encoding nuclear transport factor 2 family protein, which translates to MSVNPTRELTPAQHALAEHLRLVSSGRIDEWIELYAADGTVEFPFAPAGVPALVQGREALIAHMRGFPQTFDVKFVDVKFIETANPRTAVAEYRSEGIALSTGKPYEQTVITVIRLDEAGLVEQFVDYWNPLVVIEAMTPDEAAGGQDVSWPSER; encoded by the coding sequence ATGAGCGTCAACCCGACCCGCGAGCTCACCCCCGCACAGCACGCCCTGGCAGAGCACCTTCGGCTGGTGTCGTCCGGCCGGATCGACGAGTGGATCGAGCTGTACGCCGCGGACGGCACGGTCGAGTTCCCCTTCGCCCCCGCCGGTGTGCCTGCCCTGGTGCAGGGACGCGAGGCGCTGATCGCCCACATGCGCGGCTTCCCGCAGACCTTCGACGTGAAGTTCGTCGACGTGAAGTTCATCGAGACGGCCAACCCCCGGACCGCGGTCGCCGAATACCGCTCGGAGGGAATCGCCCTCAGCACCGGCAAGCCGTACGAGCAGACAGTCATCACGGTGATCCGCCTCGACGAGGCGGGCCTGGTCGAGCAGTTCGTCGACTACTGGAATCCTCTCGTCGTCATCGAGGCCATGACCCCCGACGAGGCGGCCGGCGGCCAAGACGTGTCGTGGCCCTCGGAGCGTTGA
- a CDS encoding TetR/AcrR family transcriptional regulator produces the protein MKSDQRRRVVLDAAVACFARKGYYGTTTGEIAERAEISQPYVYRLFASKEALFAGAILHVSELISDALTGAEAGADEAGPHRQPEAVMRAIRSAYSTLIEDRDVMRFLMQASCAADEPLVAEALRTCYARQVELVSELLNHDDAAVRHWFGAGMLENVTLTLGLADVDEPWARTLSGPRSRSDGGSSAHRESP, from the coding sequence GTGAAGAGCGATCAACGCCGTCGAGTCGTGCTGGACGCTGCCGTGGCCTGCTTTGCGCGCAAGGGGTACTACGGCACGACCACTGGTGAGATCGCCGAACGGGCCGAAATCTCTCAGCCCTACGTCTACCGCCTGTTCGCCAGCAAGGAGGCGTTGTTCGCCGGTGCCATCCTCCACGTGTCCGAGCTGATCTCGGATGCTCTGACCGGCGCCGAAGCCGGCGCCGATGAGGCCGGGCCGCACCGGCAGCCGGAGGCGGTGATGCGTGCGATCCGGTCCGCCTACAGCACCCTGATCGAGGACCGGGACGTCATGCGGTTCCTCATGCAGGCCAGTTGCGCAGCCGATGAGCCGCTCGTGGCTGAGGCGTTGCGCACGTGCTATGCCAGGCAGGTCGAACTCGTCAGTGAGCTCCTGAACCACGACGACGCTGCGGTCCGGCACTGGTTCGGCGCCGGGATGCTCGAAAATGTCACGCTGACCCTCGGCCTGGCCGACGTCGACGAGCCCTGGGCACGGACCCTCAGCGGACCACGGTCTCGTTCGGACGGCGGTAGCTCCGCCCACCGGGAGTCGCCGTAG
- a CDS encoding peptidylprolyl isomerase codes for MNRLTLTASALVACTALFATTACGGQAEAGPNQDAADNAEDAPEQTAEATDGAGGPADIDVSDVEGATLHTSEGDIELVLLTEEAPLTVANFVGLAEGAGVPNPETGNEAFYDGLIFHRVIDDFMIQGGDPLGTGRGGPGYTFEDEIDPEQTFAEPGMLAMANSGPDTNGSQFFITVAPTEHLNGDHTIFGHVANDESQEVVDAIAQVETDPSTARPLDDVVIESVSVQRG; via the coding sequence ATGAACCGCTTGACCCTGACGGCGTCGGCCCTTGTCGCCTGTACGGCCCTGTTCGCCACCACCGCGTGCGGAGGCCAGGCCGAGGCGGGCCCGAACCAGGACGCCGCCGACAACGCGGAGGACGCCCCGGAGCAGACCGCCGAGGCCACGGACGGCGCCGGCGGCCCCGCCGACATCGACGTGTCCGACGTGGAGGGCGCCACGCTGCACACCAGCGAAGGCGACATCGAGCTCGTCCTCCTGACCGAGGAGGCCCCGCTGACGGTGGCCAACTTCGTCGGCCTCGCCGAGGGCGCGGGCGTCCCCAACCCGGAGACGGGCAACGAGGCGTTCTACGACGGCCTCATCTTCCACCGCGTCATCGACGACTTCATGATCCAGGGCGGCGACCCCCTCGGCACCGGCCGGGGCGGGCCCGGCTACACGTTCGAGGACGAGATCGACCCCGAGCAGACCTTCGCCGAGCCGGGCATGCTGGCGATGGCCAACTCGGGCCCCGACACCAACGGCTCGCAGTTCTTCATCACGGTGGCGCCCACCGAGCACCTCAACGGCGACCACACGATCTTCGGCCACGTCGCGAACGACGAGTCGCAGGAGGTCGTGGACGCGATCGCCCAGGTGGAGACCGACCCGTCCACCGCCCGGCCGCTCGACGACGTCGTCATCGAGTCGGTGTCGGTGCAGCGGGGATAG
- a CDS encoding helix-turn-helix domain-containing protein, which produces MNTALPSAMWLPFGARILRARSDKGLSRAELAANVGVTDDKLRDVEDAYCRPARSLVERVDTVLGTEHRLVDAWAITLQAEAFPNEFGDMRELGVHAARLWEHQPMAVPVFLRTREYSSAVLRPRHADLSHEEIEAMVEEEMAHRAAMTGPDGPTLRVVLNESALQRPQGGAEVLNAQRDFLADLIEAGIVTLAVIPEETAHHPGLGGAFRMMEFADRPSMVYAFAAQGGELTGDPEQVGRCAMVREAIEDVSVELTPRSELLTARWPAG; this is translated from the coding sequence GTGAACACTGCGTTGCCGTCTGCGATGTGGCTCCCCTTCGGTGCGCGGATCCTGCGCGCCCGGTCCGACAAGGGGCTCTCACGCGCCGAACTCGCCGCCAACGTCGGCGTCACCGACGACAAGCTCCGCGACGTGGAGGACGCCTACTGCCGTCCCGCGCGCTCGCTGGTCGAACGGGTGGACACGGTCCTGGGCACGGAACACCGGCTCGTCGACGCCTGGGCGATCACCCTCCAGGCCGAGGCCTTTCCCAACGAGTTCGGGGACATGCGCGAACTGGGCGTGCACGCCGCCCGGCTCTGGGAGCACCAACCCATGGCCGTCCCGGTCTTCCTGCGCACCCGCGAGTACTCCAGCGCGGTCCTGAGGCCGCGCCACGCCGACCTCTCCCACGAGGAGATCGAGGCGATGGTGGAGGAGGAGATGGCCCACCGCGCCGCGATGACCGGTCCGGACGGCCCCACGCTGCGGGTCGTGCTCAACGAGTCCGCGCTCCAGCGCCCGCAGGGCGGGGCCGAGGTGCTCAACGCCCAGCGCGACTTCCTCGCCGACCTCATCGAGGCGGGCATCGTCACGCTGGCCGTCATCCCGGAGGAGACCGCGCACCACCCCGGCCTGGGCGGTGCGTTCCGGATGATGGAGTTCGCCGACCGGCCCAGCATGGTCTACGCCTTCGCCGCCCAGGGCGGCGAGCTCACCGGCGACCCGGAGCAGGTCGGACGCTGCGCCATGGTGCGCGAGGCCATCGAGGACGTCAGCGTGGAGCTGACCCCGCGCTCGGAGCTGCTGACCGCGCGCTGGCCCGCGGGCTGA